The following are encoded in a window of Mycolicibacterium tusciae JS617 genomic DNA:
- a CDS encoding class 1 fructose-bisphosphatase: MLTNHTTLVRFLIEERQRHPGASGELNALILDVALACKAIANRIALGELGGALGSAQAVNVQGEVQQKLDVIANDYFLRTNEWSGQVAGMASEELDDPYLLPAEYPRGKYLLVFDPLDGSSNIDVNVSVGSIFSILRAPSPGVDPSVDDFLQPGSSQVCAGYALYGPSTLLVLTVGTGVHCFTLDPGLGEFILTRQDLQIPSTAKEFAINASNRRFWEPAVKRYIDECLAGRAGPRRRDFNMRWVASLVAETHRILTRGGVFLYPRDSKDPAKPGRLRLMYEASPMAFLIEQAGGLASTGRGRMLDVVPEHLHQRVPFIFGVKEEVERIEAYHLESNDHPGDSPLYNSRGLFRSAAG, encoded by the coding sequence ATGCTGACCAACCACACGACTCTGGTGCGGTTCCTGATCGAGGAACGTCAACGCCATCCGGGCGCCAGTGGTGAACTCAACGCGCTCATCCTCGACGTCGCCCTCGCATGCAAAGCGATTGCCAACCGCATAGCGCTAGGGGAACTCGGCGGAGCGCTCGGCTCTGCCCAGGCTGTGAATGTGCAGGGCGAAGTTCAGCAGAAGCTCGACGTCATCGCCAACGACTACTTCCTGCGCACCAACGAATGGAGCGGGCAAGTCGCCGGGATGGCGTCTGAGGAACTCGACGATCCCTACCTGCTGCCGGCCGAATACCCCAGGGGCAAGTACCTTCTGGTGTTCGACCCGCTTGATGGATCCTCCAATATCGACGTCAACGTCTCCGTGGGAAGCATCTTCTCCATCCTTCGGGCCCCCAGTCCCGGCGTCGACCCCAGCGTGGACGACTTCCTGCAGCCGGGGTCGTCGCAAGTATGTGCCGGCTACGCCCTCTACGGCCCGTCGACGTTGCTCGTTCTCACGGTCGGGACTGGGGTTCATTGCTTCACACTGGATCCTGGATTGGGCGAATTCATCCTCACCCGCCAAGACCTCCAAATCCCCTCCACCGCAAAAGAGTTCGCGATCAATGCCTCGAACCGGCGGTTCTGGGAACCTGCAGTAAAACGGTACATCGACGAGTGTCTTGCCGGCCGGGCAGGCCCGCGCAGGCGGGACTTCAACATGCGCTGGGTCGCCTCGCTGGTCGCCGAGACGCACCGCATCCTCACTCGCGGAGGCGTTTTCCTCTACCCCCGCGACTCGAAGGATCCGGCCAAGCCGGGCCGGCTTCGGCTGATGTACGAGGCCAGCCCCATGGCATTCCTCATCGAGCAGGCGGGTGGTCTGGCGAGCACGGGCCGGGGCCGGATGCTCGACGTCGTCCCCGAACACCTTCACCAGCGTGTGCCCTTCATCTTCGGAGTGAAAGAGGAAGTGGAGCGCATCGAGGCCTATCACCTCGAAAGCAACGACCACCCAGGCGATTCGCCGCTCTACAACAGCCGTGGGCTGTTCCGCTCCGCGGCTGGTTGA
- the nuoL gene encoding NADH-quinone oxidoreductase subunit L yields the protein MTTLVWLLIALPLAGAVVLLLTGRRSDRWGHLLGCATSLAAFALGVVLFIDLLSSDVADRAVHENLFSWVPVAGLQVDFGLQLDALSVCFVLLITGVGSLIHIYSIGYMEEDAGRRRFFAYLNLFVAAMLLLVLADNYLGLYVGWEGVGLASYLLIGFWSAKPSAATAAKKAFVVNRVGDVGLAIAIMVMFAAVGSISYAGVFGAAPALAESSGGTLTAIGLLLLLAACGKSAQVPLQSWLGDAMEGPTPVSALIHAATMVTAGVYLIVRSGPVFNLAPYAQLGVVIVGAVTLLFGAVVGCAKDDIKKALAASTMSQIGYMVLAAGLGPAGYAVAILHLLTHGFFKAGLFLGAGSVMHAMDDDVDMRRYGGLRKFLPITFATFGLGYLAIIGVPPFAGFFSKDAIIETAFAAGGLKGLILGGATLLGAGITAFYMSRVMLMTFFGERRWNDGTGEATGDGVRHPHESPAVMTWPMIVLAAGSVAGGALLVIGGTLQNWLEPVVGHHEAEHATPVWVMTVITLSVVAIGVAVAYRMYAIQPVKAIATSWVSGATAAARDDLYGDAINEAVFMRPGRALSRSLVDVDRRGIDGLVEGLARVIGAASARIRLLQTGFARSYALSIFVGATLVVAAMALVRMW from the coding sequence ATGACGACTCTGGTGTGGCTGCTGATCGCACTACCGCTGGCGGGCGCGGTGGTGTTGCTGCTGACCGGGCGGCGCAGCGACCGGTGGGGACATCTCCTCGGCTGCGCGACATCGCTCGCCGCATTCGCGCTCGGGGTTGTGCTGTTCATCGACCTGCTGAGTTCCGACGTCGCCGACCGGGCTGTGCATGAGAACCTGTTCTCCTGGGTGCCGGTCGCCGGCCTGCAGGTCGATTTCGGTCTGCAACTCGACGCGCTGTCGGTGTGTTTCGTGCTGTTGATCACCGGCGTCGGCTCGCTGATCCACATCTACTCGATCGGCTACATGGAAGAGGACGCCGGTCGCCGTCGCTTTTTTGCGTACCTGAATCTGTTTGTGGCCGCGATGCTGCTGCTGGTGCTGGCCGACAATTACCTGGGCCTCTATGTGGGCTGGGAAGGCGTCGGTTTGGCGTCGTATCTGCTGATCGGATTCTGGTCGGCCAAACCGTCGGCGGCCACCGCAGCCAAGAAGGCGTTTGTCGTGAACCGGGTCGGCGATGTGGGGTTGGCGATCGCCATCATGGTGATGTTCGCCGCTGTTGGCTCCATCTCCTATGCCGGCGTGTTCGGCGCCGCCCCGGCACTGGCCGAGTCGTCGGGAGGCACGCTGACCGCGATCGGCTTGCTGCTACTGCTTGCCGCATGCGGCAAATCCGCGCAGGTGCCGCTGCAGTCCTGGCTCGGCGATGCCATGGAGGGTCCCACCCCCGTGTCGGCGCTGATCCACGCCGCCACGATGGTGACCGCCGGCGTCTATCTGATCGTGCGGTCCGGTCCGGTGTTCAACCTGGCCCCTTACGCCCAACTCGGCGTCGTCATCGTCGGCGCGGTCACCTTGCTGTTCGGGGCGGTCGTCGGCTGCGCCAAGGACGACATCAAAAAGGCGCTCGCCGCCTCGACGATGAGCCAGATCGGCTACATGGTGCTCGCCGCCGGCCTCGGCCCGGCCGGGTATGCGGTGGCGATCCTGCACCTGCTGACCCACGGCTTCTTCAAGGCCGGCCTGTTCCTTGGCGCGGGTTCGGTGATGCACGCCATGGACGACGACGTCGACATGCGTCGCTACGGCGGGCTGCGAAAGTTCCTGCCGATTACATTCGCCACATTCGGGCTCGGATATCTCGCCATCATCGGCGTGCCGCCATTCGCGGGGTTCTTCTCCAAGGACGCGATCATCGAAACAGCCTTTGCCGCAGGCGGACTCAAAGGACTCATCCTCGGTGGCGCCACACTGCTGGGCGCAGGGATCACCGCTTTCTACATGAGCCGCGTCATGCTGATGACGTTCTTCGGGGAACGCCGCTGGAATGACGGGACCGGCGAAGCGACGGGGGATGGTGTCAGGCATCCGCACGAATCGCCTGCGGTGATGACGTGGCCGATGATCGTGCTCGCGGCGGGTTCGGTCGCGGGCGGCGCTTTGCTTGTGATCGGCGGCACGTTGCAGAACTGGCTCGAACCCGTCGTCGGTCACCACGAAGCCGAACACGCCACCCCAGTCTGGGTGATGACTGTCATCACCCTCTCGGTCGTCGCCATCGGTGTGGCCGTCGCCTACCGGATGTACGCCATCCAACCGGTGAAAGCCATTGCCACTTCATGGGTTTCGGGCGCGACCGCGGCCGCCCGCGACGACCTCTACGGCGATGCGATCAACGAGGCGGTCTTCATGCGTCCCGGCCGTGCCCTGAGCCGTTCGCTGGTTGATGTCGACAGGCGGGGAATCGACGGGCTTGTGGAGGGATTGGCCCGGGTGATCGGCGCAGCCTCGGCCCGGATCCGGCTGCTCCAGACGGGGTTCGCGCGGTCATATGCGCTATCCATCTTTGTCGGCGCCACTCTGGTGGTCGCCGCCATGGCCCTAGTGAGGATGTGGTGA
- the nuoI gene encoding NADH-quinone oxidoreductase subunit NuoI yields MPKFLDAVAGFGVTFSTMFKKPVTEQYPEQKEPTAPRYHGRHQLNRYDDGLEKCIGCELCAWACPADAIYVEGADNTETERFSPGERYGQVYQINYLRCIGCGLCIEACPTRALTMTTDYEMADNNRADLIYGKDKLLAPLQSGMAPTPHPMAEGATDEDYYRGNIAGPTDTHPARRSAT; encoded by the coding sequence ATGCCTAAGTTTCTCGATGCGGTTGCCGGTTTCGGGGTCACGTTCTCGACGATGTTCAAGAAGCCGGTCACCGAGCAGTACCCAGAACAAAAGGAGCCGACCGCGCCGCGCTATCACGGCCGGCACCAGTTGAACCGGTACGACGACGGGCTGGAGAAATGCATCGGCTGCGAGCTGTGCGCCTGGGCGTGCCCCGCCGACGCCATCTACGTCGAAGGCGCCGACAACACCGAGACAGAACGCTTCTCGCCGGGCGAACGCTACGGGCAGGTGTACCAGATCAACTATCTGCGCTGCATCGGCTGCGGGCTGTGCATCGAGGCCTGCCCCACCCGCGCCCTGACCATGACCACCGACTACGAGATGGCCGACAACAACCGCGCCGACCTCATCTACGGCAAGGACAAGCTCCTCGCCCCACTGCAGTCCGGCATGGCGCCCACACCACACCCGATGGCCGAGGGCGCCACCGACGAGGACTACTACCGCGGCAACATCGCCGGCCCCACGGACACCCACCCAGCCAGGAGGTCAGCCACATGA
- the nuoK gene encoding NADH-quinone oxidoreductase subunit NuoK, with protein sequence MNPVNYLYLSALLFTVGAAGVLLRRNALVMFMCVELMLNAANLAFVAFSRMHGHLDGQVVAFFTMVVAACEVVVGLAIIMTIFRTRRSASVDAANLLRH encoded by the coding sequence GTGAACCCGGTCAACTATCTTTACTTGTCTGCGTTGTTGTTCACCGTCGGCGCGGCGGGAGTGCTGTTGCGGCGCAACGCCCTTGTCATGTTCATGTGTGTTGAGCTCATGCTGAACGCCGCGAACCTGGCGTTCGTCGCGTTTTCCCGGATGCACGGCCACCTGGATGGGCAGGTGGTGGCGTTCTTCACGATGGTCGTCGCCGCCTGCGAGGTGGTGGTCGGGTTGGCGATCATCATGACCATCTTCCGCACCCGCCGGTCGGCCTCGGTCGACGCCGCCAACCTGCTGCGGCACTGA
- the nuoN gene encoding NADH-quinone oxidoreductase subunit NuoN, which yields MSMPTPSVEYGELSPMLIVFGVAVAGVVVEAFAPRNRRYGIQLVLSVAALAAALVAVIALAGTRHAAVAGAVAVDGPTLFLQGIILLVGLLSVLLAAERRAEGGLEGFTPQASAVPGSVAQLEATKVGIIQTEVFPLTMFALGGMLLFPAANDLLTMFIALEVFSLPLYLLCGLARHRRVLSQEAALKYFLLGAFSSAFFLYGAAMLYGYAGTLSLPGIGDAIAARAGNESLALIGAGLLSVGVLFKVGAVPFHSWVPDVYQGAPTPITAFMAAATKIAAFGATLRIFYVALPGLRDDWRPVLWAVAILTMVAGSVMVVTQTDIKRMLAYSAVAQVGFILMGVIAANDAGLSSTLFYLVAYGLSALGAFAVVTLVRADGGEEDTDVARWAGLGRRAPILGAVFSLFLLAFAGIPLTSGFVSKFAVFKAAAEGGAIPLVIVGVIASAIAAFVYARVILLMFFSAPPNDGPQVAVPSSWTAAAILVGVAGTVMFGVLPQPMLDLAVSAGAFLR from the coding sequence ATGAGCATGCCCACTCCGAGCGTCGAATACGGTGAGCTCTCGCCGATGCTCATCGTCTTCGGTGTGGCCGTCGCCGGGGTAGTGGTCGAGGCGTTCGCGCCACGTAACCGGCGCTACGGGATCCAGTTGGTGCTCAGCGTCGCCGCGTTGGCCGCCGCGCTGGTGGCCGTCATCGCGCTGGCCGGGACTCGGCATGCGGCGGTCGCAGGCGCGGTCGCCGTTGACGGGCCGACCCTGTTCCTGCAGGGCATCATCCTGCTGGTCGGTCTGCTGTCAGTGCTGCTCGCCGCGGAACGTCGGGCCGAGGGCGGGCTGGAAGGTTTCACGCCGCAAGCGTCCGCGGTTCCCGGCAGCGTCGCCCAGCTCGAAGCCACCAAAGTGGGGATCATCCAGACCGAGGTGTTCCCGCTGACGATGTTTGCGCTCGGCGGGATGCTGCTCTTCCCCGCCGCCAACGACTTGCTGACGATGTTCATCGCGCTGGAGGTGTTCTCGCTGCCCCTGTATCTGCTCTGCGGGTTGGCCCGCCATCGTCGCGTGCTGTCCCAGGAAGCCGCGCTGAAATACTTTCTGCTGGGCGCATTCTCGTCGGCGTTCTTCCTCTATGGCGCCGCCATGCTCTACGGCTACGCCGGCACTTTGAGCTTGCCGGGTATCGGCGACGCGATTGCTGCCCGAGCCGGCAACGAATCGTTGGCCCTCATCGGTGCGGGTCTGCTGTCGGTCGGTGTCCTGTTCAAGGTCGGCGCCGTGCCGTTCCACTCCTGGGTCCCCGACGTCTACCAGGGTGCACCCACACCCATCACCGCATTCATGGCCGCCGCCACCAAGATCGCCGCTTTCGGCGCCACGCTGCGCATCTTTTACGTCGCACTGCCCGGCCTGCGTGACGACTGGCGTCCCGTGCTGTGGGCGGTCGCCATCCTCACGATGGTGGCGGGTTCGGTCATGGTCGTCACCCAGACCGACATCAAACGGATGTTGGCTTACTCCGCGGTCGCCCAGGTCGGTTTCATCCTGATGGGTGTGATCGCGGCTAACGATGCCGGGCTGTCTTCGACGCTGTTTTACCTTGTTGCCTACGGTTTGAGCGCGCTCGGCGCGTTCGCCGTCGTCACTCTGGTCCGCGCGGACGGTGGCGAGGAAGACACCGACGTGGCCCGTTGGGCCGGCCTCGGGCGCCGAGCGCCCATTCTCGGTGCGGTGTTCTCGCTGTTCCTGCTTGCGTTTGCCGGAATCCCGCTCACCAGCGGCTTTGTCAGCAAGTTCGCGGTGTTCAAGGCGGCCGCCGAAGGCGGCGCGATCCCGCTGGTCATCGTCGGTGTCATCGCCAGCGCCATCGCGGCATTCGTCTATGCACGCGTGATCCTGCTGATGTTCTTCTCGGCACCGCCAAACGACGGGCCGCAGGTGGCGGTGCCCAGCTCCTGGACCGCGGCAGCGATTCTGGTGGGGGTCGCCGGGACGGTGATGTTCGGCGTCCTGCCGCAGCCCATGCTGGACCTGGCGGTCAGCGCAGGCGCATTCCTGCGCTGA
- a CDS encoding NADH-quinone oxidoreductase subunit J yields the protein MTIVASTALLAAEPLAQTSTSEAVVFWILGAMTVLAAVGVVAAPRAVYSAIFLASTMINLAVLYIAQDALFLGVVQVVVYTGAVMMLFLFVVMLVGVDLSESLVETLRGQRLTAVVAGLGFAIVLAGAIGSIATTGFTGLAQANAGGNVQGLAALIFTRYLWAFELTGALLITATLAAMVLAHRERLSRRKGQRELAQERFQPGGHPTPMPAPGVYARHNAVDIPARLPGGALCDLSVSRTLERRGLVLTLLVADADTASNSSAEEGVQ from the coding sequence ATGACCATCGTCGCCTCGACGGCACTACTTGCAGCCGAACCCCTCGCGCAGACCTCGACCTCCGAGGCGGTCGTGTTCTGGATCCTCGGGGCAATGACGGTGCTTGCAGCGGTGGGTGTGGTCGCGGCACCCAGGGCGGTGTACTCGGCGATCTTCCTGGCATCCACCATGATCAACCTGGCAGTGCTCTACATCGCGCAGGACGCACTGTTCCTCGGTGTGGTGCAGGTGGTCGTCTACACCGGCGCGGTGATGATGTTGTTCCTGTTCGTCGTCATGCTCGTCGGCGTCGATCTTTCCGAATCGTTGGTGGAAACCCTTCGCGGACAACGCCTCACCGCAGTCGTCGCGGGCCTCGGGTTCGCGATCGTGCTGGCCGGCGCCATCGGCAGCATCGCCACGACCGGGTTCACCGGCCTAGCGCAGGCCAACGCCGGCGGTAACGTGCAGGGGCTGGCGGCGTTGATCTTCACCAGGTACCTGTGGGCGTTCGAACTCACCGGCGCGCTACTCATCACCGCCACCCTGGCGGCGATGGTGCTGGCCCACCGGGAACGCCTCTCACGACGCAAGGGCCAACGCGAACTCGCCCAGGAGCGGTTCCAGCCCGGCGGGCACCCCACCCCGATGCCTGCGCCCGGCGTCTACGCCCGCCACAACGCCGTCGACATTCCCGCCCGGCTCCCCGGCGGCGCCCTCTGCGACCTTTCGGTCAGCAGAACCCTGGAGCGGCGGGGACTTGTGCTGACGCTGCTCGTCGCGGATGCCGACACGGCATCGAATTCGTCTGCCGAAGAGGGTGTGCAGTGA
- a CDS encoding NADH-quinone oxidoreductase subunit M has protein sequence MSHFPWLSALWLVPLIGAGVVMLLPAAHRHLAKCTALIASIAVLAIAVVLAIRFQPTGNQYQFVESHTWIPSFGAGYILGIDGIALALVMLTAVLVPLVLLAGWNDAGDRGRSTHAYVALTLAVEGMVLVSLIALDVLLFFMFFEAMLIPLYFLIGSFGGTGRSRAALKFLLYNLFGGLLMLAAVIGLYVVTAQSDVGGGTSGTFDFRAIVAAVSSGQLGVNPAVLNAMFLGFMFAFAVKAPLWPFHTWLPGAAVEATPATAVLMMAVVDKVGTFGMLRYCLQLFPDASTIFRPLIITLSVIAIIYGAIVAIGQTDVMRLIAYTSISHFGFIVLGIFVMTSQGQSGATLYMINHGISTAALFLIAGFLVSRRGTRAIAAYGGVQKVAPVLAGTFLVAGLATLALPGLAPFISEFLVLIGTFTRYPVFAVLASTALVLSSIYILWLYQRMMTGPVTDGNDKLRDLLPRELVVITPLIALLLVLGIYPKPALDVINPAVSHTLITIGQHDPAPTAPMTAEGPHP, from the coding sequence GTGAGTCACTTTCCGTGGCTGAGCGCGCTGTGGCTGGTGCCGCTGATCGGCGCCGGCGTGGTCATGCTGCTGCCCGCGGCGCACCGCCATCTCGCGAAGTGCACCGCCCTGATCGCGTCGATCGCCGTCCTGGCCATCGCGGTCGTATTGGCGATCCGGTTCCAACCGACGGGCAATCAGTATCAGTTCGTCGAATCACACACCTGGATACCATCATTCGGCGCTGGCTATATCCTCGGCATTGACGGCATCGCGTTGGCACTGGTAATGCTCACCGCAGTGCTGGTGCCGCTGGTTCTACTCGCCGGCTGGAACGACGCGGGCGATCGGGGCCGATCCACTCACGCCTATGTCGCACTGACCCTGGCCGTCGAGGGCATGGTGCTGGTCTCGCTGATCGCCCTCGACGTGCTGCTGTTCTTCATGTTCTTCGAAGCGATGCTCATCCCGCTGTACTTCCTCATCGGCAGCTTCGGAGGCACGGGCCGCTCGAGAGCAGCTCTGAAGTTCCTGCTGTACAACCTGTTCGGTGGGCTCCTCATGCTGGCAGCGGTGATCGGCCTGTACGTGGTGACCGCCCAGAGCGACGTCGGCGGCGGCACATCGGGGACATTTGATTTCCGTGCCATCGTGGCCGCGGTGTCCAGCGGACAACTCGGCGTCAATCCCGCCGTGCTCAACGCAATGTTTCTCGGCTTCATGTTCGCCTTCGCGGTCAAGGCACCGCTTTGGCCATTCCATACCTGGCTGCCGGGCGCCGCGGTGGAGGCCACCCCGGCGACCGCGGTGCTGATGATGGCGGTCGTCGACAAGGTGGGCACGTTCGGGATGCTGCGGTATTGCCTGCAGTTGTTCCCAGATGCCTCAACCATATTCCGGCCGTTGATCATCACGCTGTCGGTCATCGCGATCATCTACGGCGCCATCGTCGCGATCGGGCAGACCGACGTGATGCGGCTGATCGCCTACACGTCGATATCGCACTTCGGATTCATCGTCCTCGGCATCTTCGTGATGACCAGCCAGGGACAATCCGGCGCCACGCTCTACATGATCAACCACGGAATCTCGACCGCGGCGCTGTTCCTGATCGCCGGATTCCTGGTGTCGCGGCGGGGAACCCGCGCGATCGCCGCCTACGGCGGGGTGCAGAAGGTCGCGCCCGTACTGGCCGGCACCTTCCTGGTCGCCGGACTGGCAACACTCGCCCTACCCGGCCTGGCGCCGTTCATCAGCGAATTCCTCGTGCTGATCGGCACTTTCACCCGCTACCCGGTGTTCGCGGTACTCGCTTCGACCGCGCTGGTGCTGTCGTCAATCTACATCCTGTGGCTCTACCAGCGGATGATGACCGGCCCGGTCACCGACGGCAACGACAAGCTGCGCGATCTGCTTCCCCGCGAACTCGTGGTCATCACGCCACTGATCGCCCTGCTGCTGGTGCTGGGCATCTACCCCAAACCCGCACTCGATGTGATCAACCCCGCGGTCAGCCACACCCTGATCACCATCGGCCAGCACGACCCCGCGCCGACTGCACCAATGACCGCAGAAGGACCGCACCCATGA
- a CDS encoding phosphoribulokinase yields MSRLHPIISVTGSSGAGTTSVMRTFDQIFRREAMNVAFVEGDSFHRYDRSEMKAAIADAHARGDHTFSHFGPEANLFEELAELFREYGETGTGKVRRYLHDDKEAEPYGQVPGTFTPWESIPDDTDMLFYEGLHGAIVTDDVNVPQYADLRIGVVPVINLEWIQKMHRDKSSRGYTSEAVTDTILRRMPDYVNYMCRQFSQTDVNFQRVPIVDTSNPFIARSIPTADESMLIIRFRDPHGIDFPYLLSMLHDSFMSRPNTIVCPGGKMDLAMQLIFTPMVLRLRERRTAELSIR; encoded by the coding sequence ATGTCCCGTCTGCATCCGATCATCTCGGTCACCGGTTCTTCGGGGGCCGGCACCACATCGGTGATGCGCACCTTCGACCAGATCTTCCGGCGGGAGGCGATGAACGTCGCGTTCGTCGAGGGCGACAGCTTTCACCGCTACGACCGCAGTGAAATGAAGGCCGCGATAGCGGACGCTCATGCGCGCGGTGACCACACCTTCAGCCACTTCGGGCCCGAAGCAAATTTGTTCGAAGAACTCGCGGAGCTGTTCCGGGAATACGGCGAAACCGGGACCGGCAAGGTACGCCGATACCTGCATGACGACAAGGAAGCAGAGCCGTACGGACAGGTGCCGGGCACGTTCACGCCGTGGGAATCGATCCCCGACGACACCGACATGCTGTTCTACGAGGGTCTGCACGGCGCCATCGTCACCGACGACGTGAACGTCCCGCAGTACGCCGATCTGCGCATCGGGGTTGTCCCGGTGATCAACCTGGAGTGGATTCAGAAGATGCATCGGGACAAGTCGTCCCGCGGCTACACCTCGGAGGCGGTCACCGACACCATCCTGCGGCGGATGCCCGACTATGTGAACTACATGTGCCGCCAGTTCTCACAGACAGATGTCAACTTCCAGCGGGTGCCCATTGTCGACACCTCCAACCCCTTTATCGCCAGGTCCATTCCAACGGCTGACGAATCGATGCTCATCATCCGATTCCGCGATCCGCACGGCATCGACTTCCCGTATCTGCTGTCGATGCTGCATGATTCGTTCATGTCGCGACCCAACACAATCGTCTGCCCCGGCGGCAAAATGGATCTCGCGATGCAACTCATCTTCACACCGATGGTCCTGCGGCTGCGGGAGCGACGGACGGCCGAACTCAGCATCCGGTAA
- the nuoH gene encoding NADH-quinone oxidoreductase subunit NuoH produces the protein MQQPDLSMFGHDPWWLVLAKALGVFAFLLVTVLVAILVERKVLGRMQMRFGPNRVGPFGMLQSLVDGVKLALKEGLVPAGVDRPIYLLAPIIAVIPAFMAFAVIPMGGGVSVLGHRTPLQLTDMPVAVLYILAVTSIGVYGIVLAGWASGSTYPLLGGLRSSAQVVSYEIAMALSFAAVFLYAGTMSTSGIVAAQEGTWYVFLLLPSFLVYVTAMVGETNRAPFDLPEAEGELVGGFHTEYSSLKFAMFMLAEYVNMTTVSALATTIFLGGWHAPWPINMWDGANSGWWPLIWFTAKVWTFLFAFIWLRATLPRLRYDQFMALGWKLLIPVSLAWIMTVATLRSLDVTGVIPGILTGLALLVAVLILLRLSRARGEPEPETAVRPFDPMVGGFPIPPLPGQAHPARVSSAEHIAKPIHNGKPIRIDAVLTRGSSHDA, from the coding sequence ATGCAACAACCCGACCTGTCGATGTTCGGCCACGACCCGTGGTGGTTGGTCCTGGCCAAGGCGCTCGGTGTCTTCGCGTTCCTGCTTGTGACGGTGCTGGTGGCGATCCTGGTCGAACGCAAGGTACTTGGACGGATGCAAATGCGGTTTGGCCCGAACCGGGTGGGGCCGTTCGGGATGTTGCAGTCGCTGGTCGACGGCGTCAAGCTCGCCCTCAAGGAGGGCCTGGTGCCGGCCGGGGTGGACAGGCCGATCTACCTACTCGCGCCGATCATCGCGGTGATCCCGGCATTCATGGCGTTCGCGGTGATCCCGATGGGTGGCGGTGTGTCGGTGTTGGGACATCGCACGCCGCTGCAGCTGACCGATATGCCAGTTGCGGTGCTCTACATTCTCGCGGTCACCTCGATCGGGGTGTACGGGATCGTGCTGGCCGGCTGGGCGTCCGGCTCCACCTATCCACTGCTGGGTGGTTTGCGCTCCAGTGCCCAGGTGGTCTCCTACGAGATCGCGATGGCGTTGTCCTTCGCGGCGGTGTTCCTGTACGCGGGCACCATGTCGACATCGGGGATCGTGGCGGCCCAGGAGGGTACCTGGTACGTCTTCCTGCTGCTGCCGTCGTTCTTGGTGTACGTGACGGCGATGGTCGGCGAAACCAACCGTGCGCCTTTCGATCTGCCCGAGGCAGAGGGCGAGCTGGTCGGCGGCTTCCATACCGAGTACTCGTCGCTGAAGTTCGCGATGTTCATGCTCGCCGAGTACGTCAACATGACCACCGTCTCCGCCCTGGCGACCACCATCTTCCTCGGCGGCTGGCATGCTCCCTGGCCGATCAACATGTGGGACGGCGCCAACTCCGGATGGTGGCCACTGATCTGGTTCACCGCCAAGGTGTGGACGTTCCTGTTTGCCTTCATCTGGCTGCGCGCCACCCTGCCGCGGCTGCGCTACGACCAGTTCATGGCCCTGGGCTGGAAGCTCCTCATCCCGGTGTCGCTGGCCTGGATCATGACCGTGGCCACCTTGCGTTCACTCGATGTCACGGGTGTCATCCCAGGAATTCTCACCGGCCTTGCCCTACTCGTCGCGGTGCTGATTCTGTTGCGCCTCAGCCGCGCTCGAGGTGAACCTGAGCCGGAAACAGCGGTGCGGCCGTTCGACCCGATGGTAGGTGGATTCCCTATCCCGCCGCTGCCGGGCCAGGCGCACCCGGCCAGGGTGTCCAGTGCCGAGCACATCGCCAAGCCAATCCACAACGGGAAGCCGATCCGAATCGACGCCGTGCTGACCAGGGGGAGTAGTCACGATGCCTAA